In Onychostoma macrolepis isolate SWU-2019 chromosome 12, ASM1243209v1, whole genome shotgun sequence, a single window of DNA contains:
- the smarcd2 gene encoding SWI/SNF-related matrix-associated actin-dependent regulator of chromatin subfamily D member 2 — translation MASRSGLSGFPVNSSTPINPSMNPMNPGHSSAMRMSAMPQNSPFRGMGSTPNQYLQRPSMSPSRGMPMGVMGSMGSPLPGPSYSGAMPMRPGMPQAVMDPTRKRLLQQQQQQQQPGGLMGPRRGVKRRKMADKVLPQRIRDLVPESQAYMDLLAFERKLDQTIARKRMEIQEAIKKPITQKRKLRIYISNTYTPGKPEGEEAEKVASWELRVEGKLLEDPGKQKRKFSSFFKSLVIELDKELYGPDNHLVEWHRMPTTQETDGFQVKRPGDVNVKCTLLLMLDHQPPQYKLDPRLARLLGVHTQTRASIMQALWLYIKNNKLQDCHEKEYINCNRYFRQIFGCPRMRFSDIPMKLASLLQHPDPIVINHIISVDPNDQKKTACFDIDVEVDDPLKAQMTSFLSSTTNQQEITALEMKIHETIESINQLKTQRDFMLSFSNNPQDFIQDWLKSQSRDLKLMTDTVGNPEQERRTEFYHSPWVKEAVGRYTFSKVQQRRQELEQVLGIRLT, via the exons atggcTTCTAGATCGGGTTTATCAGGTTTCCCCGTCAACTCCAGTACCCCAATAAACCCCAGCATGAACCCAATGAACCCGGGTCACAGCAGCGCCATGAGAATGTCAGCAATGCCGCAGAATTCACCCTTCAGAGGGATGGGCAGTACCCCAAACCAGTACCTCCAA CGCCCGAGTATGTCACCGAGCCGAGGAATGCCGATGGGGGTCATGGGGTCAATGGGTTCACCTCTACCCGGTCCGTCTTATAGCGGAGCCATGCCCATGCGACCTGGGATGCCTCAAGCCGTGATGGACCCCACCCGGAAGAGACTccttcagcagcagcagcaacagcagcagcccGGGGGTCTTATGGGTCCGAGAAGGGG GGTGAAGAGGCGTAAGATGGCTGACAAAGTCCTCCCACAAAGG ATCAGGGATCTGGTCCCAGAGTCTCAGGCTTATATGGACCTTCTGGCTTTTGAGCGAAAGCTGGACCAGACCATTGCTCGCAAACGAATGGAGATACAGGAGGCCATCAAAAAACCCATCACG CAAAAACGCAAATTGAGGATCTATATTTCTAACACCTACACGCCTGGCAAGCCAGAAGGGGAGGAGGCTGAAAAAGTGGCATCCTGGGAACTTCGAGTGGAAGGCAAACTCCTGGAGGAT CCTGGGAAACAGAAACGAAAGTTTTCATCCTTCTTTAAAAGTCTGGTTATTGAACTGGACAAAGAACTTTATGGCCCAGACAACCACTTGGTGGAG TGGCACAGAATGCCTACAACTCAGGAGACAGACGGATTTCAGGTGAAGAGACCAGGGGATGTGAATGTGAAATGTACTCTCCTTCTCATGCTAGACCACCAG CCTCCGCAGTATAAGCTGGATCCACGCCTGGCACGACTGTTGGGCGTACACACTCAGACCAGAGCCAGTATCATGCAGGCCTTGTGGCTCTACATCAAAAACAACAAGCTGCAAGACTGCCATGAGAAGGAGTACATTAACTGCAACCGATACTTCAGACAG ATTTTTGGCTGCCCCAGGATGAGATTTTCAGATATACCGATGAAACTTGCCAGCCTCCTTCAGCACCCTGACCCCATCGTCATCAATCATATCATCAG TGTGGATCCCAATGATCAGAAGAAGACTGCATGCTTTGATATTGATGTTGAGGTGGACGACCCTCTGAAGGCTCAGATGACCAGCTTCCTGTCATCCACAACTAATCAACAGGAGATCACTGCCCTGGAAATGAAG ATCCATGAGACTATTGAATCCATCAACCAGTTGAAAACCCAGAGAGACTTCATGCTCAGCTTCAGTAACAACCCACAGGATTTCATCCAGGACTGGCTCAAGTCTCAGAGCCGAGACCTCAAA TTAATGACAGACACTGTGGGAAATCCAGAGCAAGAGAGAAGAACCGAGTTTTACCACTCACCCTGGGTCAAAGAAGCTGTTGGACGCTATACATTTTCAAAG GTCCAGCAGAGGAGACAGGAATTGGAACAGGTACTGGGAATCCGACTCACTTAA